A stretch of the Asticcacaulis sp. ZE23SCel15 genome encodes the following:
- a CDS encoding amino acid permease: MSNNLGRLFQKKSIANIQKEAAKSPLKRTLGPINLMSLGVGAIIGAGIFVLTGQVASANAGPAIMLSFVVAGIACALAGLCYAELASTMPVSGSAYTYAYGTLGEVFAWIMGWLLVLEYGIAASTVAVGWSGYVVSLLGDFGVHLPVLAGGTDHPATMWATPLVRAVTDDGGHTTMMLSGTFNLIAAIGIAAVTCLLVLGVSESANVNNFIVVLKIIVLLTFIAVGVTYINPDNWHPFIPPATGNPGEFGVGGIFRGAAIIFFAYVGFEAVSTAAAEAKNPSRDVPVGILGALVICTVIYMAVAAVMTGVVPYLELASPAPIAVAIDRMALTWANFPWPFVESGQMNAISLLIKVGAVAGLSSVMLVLCFGQTRIFYTMSRDGLLPAVFSKIHDKFRTPWLGTILLGIMVAVAASFLPISLLGDLVSLGTAVAFSIVCLSVIYLRIKHPEMERPFRVPGGIFTAVLGILSCLFLAWQNFSPMIDHAMKGNTLPLTILVCYAIVGAIIYAGYGFWHSKLSKGIDITEDTDLSSPADAFRGNIDDKK; this comes from the coding sequence ATGTCCAACAACCTTGGTCGGCTGTTCCAGAAAAAGTCGATTGCCAATATCCAAAAAGAAGCGGCCAAAAGTCCGCTCAAGCGCACGCTTGGGCCGATTAATCTGATGTCGCTCGGTGTCGGCGCCATTATCGGCGCCGGCATTTTCGTTCTTACGGGTCAGGTGGCGTCAGCCAATGCCGGTCCGGCGATCATGCTGTCCTTCGTGGTGGCAGGGATTGCCTGTGCGCTGGCCGGCCTTTGTTATGCCGAACTGGCGTCAACCATGCCGGTATCGGGTTCGGCCTACACCTACGCCTACGGAACCCTGGGCGAAGTCTTCGCCTGGATCATGGGCTGGCTGCTGGTGTTGGAATACGGGATTGCCGCCTCTACCGTGGCGGTCGGCTGGTCAGGCTATGTGGTCAGTTTGCTTGGGGATTTCGGAGTACATCTGCCGGTACTCGCGGGGGGGACTGACCACCCGGCGACCATGTGGGCAACCCCGTTGGTGCGCGCCGTGACCGATGATGGCGGCCACACCACCATGATGCTGTCGGGCACTTTTAACCTGATCGCCGCTATCGGCATTGCCGCTGTGACCTGCCTGCTGGTTCTGGGCGTCAGCGAATCAGCCAACGTCAACAACTTCATCGTGGTACTGAAGATCATCGTGCTACTGACCTTTATCGCGGTCGGCGTGACCTATATCAACCCCGACAACTGGCACCCCTTTATTCCGCCCGCCACCGGCAATCCGGGTGAGTTTGGCGTCGGTGGTATTTTCCGCGGTGCTGCTATCATCTTCTTCGCCTATGTCGGCTTTGAGGCCGTCTCAACGGCTGCGGCCGAAGCCAAGAACCCAAGCCGCGATGTCCCCGTCGGTATTCTGGGCGCACTGGTCATCTGTACGGTCATCTATATGGCCGTCGCTGCTGTTATGACCGGCGTGGTTCCCTATCTGGAACTGGCCAGCCCGGCACCGATCGCGGTGGCTATCGACCGCATGGCGCTGACCTGGGCCAACTTCCCGTGGCCGTTCGTAGAAAGCGGCCAGATGAACGCCATCAGCCTGCTGATCAAGGTCGGTGCGGTTGCAGGTCTCTCATCCGTTATGTTGGTGCTGTGCTTTGGCCAGACCCGCATATTTTACACCATGTCGCGTGACGGCCTGTTGCCCGCCGTATTCTCGAAAATCCACGATAAGTTCCGCACCCCCTGGCTCGGCACCATTCTGCTGGGGATCATGGTTGCGGTGGCCGCCTCGTTCCTGCCGATCAGCCTGCTGGGTGATCTGGTCTCGCTGGGGACTGCGGTCGCCTTCTCAATCGTGTGTTTGTCGGTAATCTACCTGCGCATCAAGCACCCCGAAATGGAGCGCCCCTTCCGCGTACCCGGCGGGATATTTACGGCGGTCTTAGGCATCCTGTCCTGTCTGTTCCTGGCTTGGCAAAACTTCTCGCCCATGATTGACCATGCCATGAAGGGCAACACTCTGCCGCTGACCATTCTGGTGTGCTACGCCATTGTCGGCGCGATAATCTATGCCGGTTACGGCTTCTGGCACTCGAAGCTGTCCAAGGGCATTGACATCACCGAAGACACCGATCTGTCGTCTCCGGCCGATGCGTTCCGCGGCAATATCGACGATAAGAAATAG
- the hrpB gene encoding ATP-dependent helicase HrpB → MLPVEEIYSPLKAYLQTRTTALIIAPPGAGKTTGIPLALLDEAWLKGQTLILLEPRRLAARAAAARMAETLGESVGETVGFRVRGESRIGPKTRIEVVTEGIFSRRIVDDPALDGVGGVIFDEFHERSLDADLGLAFARDSQTLLRDDLRLLVMSATLDGQRVSEVLSDAQTFHSEGRAYPVTTHYLGRDQGQRLEDDIARHILRLQSKLTPEQAETLLVFLPGQGEIHRLASRLEEGGLHSHIELCKLYGAMDIRDQSAVLRKNTPGRPKIVLATAIAETSLTLDRVTMVIDSGVSRLGRYDPARGTMRFVTERVTKASADQRRGRAGRTQAGDCYRLWDKEQDLSLIPFARPEILETDLSRLVLDLRMWGARSTVGLSLLDHPPEGAMNEATRLLQALGALDDKGDLTTHGRLMSQLPMSPRLANMLLHAAKEGHASRGAALAALLSENGLGGKSTDLETRLEGLSRDKTPKAVQARSLAQNWTRLADSLIKKEIKQTDARKNSAYLLAEAFPERIAKARGKAGEFVLANGRGAYVDDTDLLARSSYLAVGDLGGGSARDRILLGASLTADEIMRLFADRLETAAVIEKSAGGNFRAFEQVRLGQVVLSSKPMERVPTELLVKVQAEEIKSKGLKALKFSDHAESLRQRVQFLRNDDPAWPDMSEAALLQTLEDWLGPYAGGRPLLNLTAHDVTQALTNLLSYEQQRNLDALAPESLRLPTGNGARIDYGAEGGPRVEARVTEFYGTARHPTVGVNKTPLTLSLLSPAHRPIQITKDIVGFWDGSWPEVRTEMKGRYPRHVWPEDPKSAQATARAKPRGT, encoded by the coding sequence ATGTTGCCTGTCGAAGAGATATATTCGCCGCTTAAGGCGTATCTGCAAACCCGGACCACGGCCCTGATTATCGCGCCACCGGGAGCGGGTAAGACGACGGGGATACCTCTGGCCTTGCTGGATGAAGCGTGGCTTAAGGGCCAAACCCTGATTCTGCTGGAGCCGCGGCGACTGGCGGCGCGGGCAGCGGCGGCGCGAATGGCGGAGACCTTGGGCGAATCTGTTGGTGAAACGGTGGGCTTTCGGGTGCGCGGTGAAAGCCGGATTGGCCCTAAGACCCGCATTGAAGTCGTGACCGAAGGCATATTTTCGCGCCGCATCGTCGATGACCCGGCGCTTGACGGTGTGGGCGGCGTCATCTTCGATGAGTTTCATGAGCGCAGTCTTGATGCCGATCTGGGGCTGGCCTTTGCGCGCGATAGCCAAACCCTGTTGCGGGATGATCTAAGGCTTTTGGTCATGTCGGCAACACTGGATGGACAGCGGGTATCTGAGGTGCTGTCTGATGCTCAAACCTTTCATTCCGAAGGGCGCGCCTATCCGGTCACGACCCATTATCTGGGCCGGGATCAGGGGCAGAGGCTGGAAGATGATATCGCCCGCCATATCTTAAGGTTACAATCTAAGCTTACGCCTGAACAGGCTGAAACCTTGTTAGTTTTTCTGCCGGGTCAGGGTGAGATTCACCGCTTGGCCAGCCGGTTAGAAGAGGGCGGGCTGCATAGTCATATCGAGCTTTGCAAACTTTACGGCGCAATGGATATCCGCGATCAGTCTGCCGTTTTGCGCAAAAACACACCGGGGCGACCCAAGATTGTTTTGGCGACGGCCATTGCTGAAACCTCGTTGACGCTGGACCGGGTGACTATGGTGATCGACAGCGGTGTATCGCGGCTGGGGCGTTATGATCCGGCGCGTGGGACGATGCGGTTTGTCACTGAACGCGTCACTAAGGCGTCTGCTGATCAACGCCGTGGCCGCGCAGGTCGGACGCAGGCCGGGGACTGTTACCGGCTGTGGGATAAAGAGCAGGATCTGTCGCTTATTCCCTTTGCGCGACCGGAAATTTTGGAAACCGATCTGTCACGGCTGGTACTGGATCTGCGCATGTGGGGCGCGCGCTCGACCGTGGGTTTGAGCCTGCTCGATCATCCCCCTGAAGGCGCTATGAATGAGGCGACACGGTTGCTGCAGGCCCTGGGCGCGCTGGATGACAAGGGCGATCTGACGACACACGGGCGTTTGATGTCGCAGCTACCGATGTCGCCACGTCTGGCCAATATGCTGCTGCATGCGGCTAAGGAAGGGCATGCGAGCAGAGGTGCGGCCCTGGCCGCTCTGCTGTCGGAGAATGGCTTAGGCGGGAAATCGACCGATCTGGAAACCCGGCTAGAGGGCTTAAGCCGTGACAAGACGCCCAAAGCGGTTCAGGCGCGTAGTCTGGCGCAAAACTGGACGCGTCTGGCAGATAGTTTGATTAAAAAAGAAATTAAACAAACGGATGCGCGTAAAAATTCAGCCTATCTGTTAGCTGAAGCCTTTCCGGAACGCATCGCCAAGGCGCGGGGTAAGGCGGGCGAATTCGTCTTGGCCAATGGCCGTGGTGCCTATGTCGATGACACCGACCTCTTAGCCAGATCGTCTTATCTCGCCGTCGGTGATCTGGGCGGGGGCAGTGCGCGTGATCGGATATTGCTGGGGGCGTCACTGACCGCCGATGAGATTATGCGTCTGTTCGCAGACCGGCTGGAAACTGCCGCGGTTATTGAGAAAAGCGCTGGCGGTAATTTCCGGGCTTTTGAGCAGGTGCGGTTGGGGCAGGTCGTGCTGTCCTCCAAACCTATGGAACGCGTCCCCACAGAATTATTAGTGAAAGTTCAAGCTGAGGAGATAAAATCTAAAGGACTGAAAGCGCTGAAATTTTCTGACCATGCGGAGAGTTTGCGTCAGCGCGTGCAATTTTTGCGAAACGATGATCCTGCGTGGCCGGATATGTCGGAAGCTGCCTTGCTTCAAACTCTGGAAGACTGGCTTGGGCCCTATGCCGGCGGGCGACCGCTGCTTAATCTTACCGCGCATGACGTCACCCAAGCTCTAACCAATTTGCTCAGTTACGAACAGCAGCGAAACCTCGATGCGCTGGCGCCGGAAAGTCTGCGCCTGCCGACAGGCAACGGGGCGCGCATCGATTATGGTGCCGAAGGCGGCCCGCGGGTTGAAGCGCGGGTGACGGAGTTTTATGGCACTGCCCGTCATCCGACGGTTGGCGTCAACAAAACGCCCCTGACCCTTTCCCTGTTGTCGCCAGCCCATCGCCCCATCCAGATTACCAAGGATATCGTTGGTTTCTGGGACGGCTCCTGGCCGGAGGTGCGCACTGAAATGAAAGGACGCTACCCCCGTCACGTCTGGCCCGAAGACCCAAAATCGGCACAGGCGACCGCACGGGCTAAACCGCGTGGTACTTAA
- a CDS encoding RNA methyltransferase, translating to MIKEIVSLTNQTIKDIRALHMRKTREETGQFLAEGLKIIIDALDQGFSPQILVYGKDADRHPLLTRAIDQTLKARGQVLEVTREILEKISRKDNPQMVIAVFAQQIKTLSDINPKDNDVWVALEQVRDPGNLGTIIRTADAAGIGGVILIGDCVDPFSVETVRATMGSIFALPIVKCTQAEFIADRARWTGSIVGTLLTATHDHRSAPYQRPTLILMGTEQSGLSPEVAAICDTHVKIPMRGRADSLNLSVATGIMIYAATEV from the coding sequence ATGATAAAAGAGATTGTTTCGCTTACCAACCAAACCATAAAAGATATCCGTGCCCTGCATATGCGTAAAACGCGTGAGGAAACGGGGCAGTTCCTTGCCGAAGGTTTGAAGATCATTATTGATGCGCTCGATCAGGGTTTCTCACCGCAAATTCTGGTCTATGGCAAAGACGCTGACCGCCATCCGCTTCTGACCCGCGCCATTGACCAGACGCTTAAAGCGCGTGGTCAGGTTCTTGAAGTCACCCGCGAAATATTAGAAAAAATATCCCGCAAGGATAACCCGCAAATGGTTATTGCGGTCTTCGCACAACAGATCAAAACTCTTAGTGATATCAACCCCAAGGACAACGACGTTTGGGTGGCGCTTGAGCAGGTTCGCGACCCCGGCAATCTCGGCACCATTATCCGCACGGCTGATGCCGCAGGTATTGGCGGGGTGATTCTCATAGGTGATTGTGTTGACCCGTTTTCAGTCGAAACGGTGCGCGCCACTATGGGCTCAATCTTTGCCTTGCCAATTGTCAAATGTACTCAAGCCGAATTTATAGCTGATCGTGCGCGCTGGACGGGATCGATCGTGGGCACCCTGCTGACCGCCACCCACGATCATCGTTCCGCCCCCTATCAGCGGCCGACCCTGATCCTCATGGGCACTGAACAGTCCGGTCTCAGCCCAGAAGTTGCCGCCATCTGCGACACCCATGTCAAGATCCCGATGCGTGGCCGCGCCGACAGCCTTAATTTATCAGTGGCGACCGGCATTATGATCTATGCGGCCACCGAAGTTTAA
- a CDS encoding class I SAM-dependent methyltransferase gives MMIADHPIQLRTLAWSDYALINSGNGKKLERYGDYMVIRPEPQCWWTPKYPALWDKADAIFDPTDEDDDGRWQFSRKPADQWALGWNQVKLYGRFTSFRHLAFFPEQAANWTWQTECIERRVAAGRTPHILNLFGYTGVASLACAVAGAKVTHVDASKKSVGWARENATLSGMEQAPIRWICEDARKYVQREVKRGSKYEGIILDPPKYGRGPTGEVWRLFEDLPELIDLCAQLLSDDAAFLLLNAYAARVSGPALAHLLAEAVGPDKGGQIDYGELTLVEQDKTPKGMALSPVPPREIGLSFFARWMKDKV, from the coding sequence ATGATGATAGCTGATCACCCCATTCAACTGCGCACGCTGGCCTGGTCCGACTACGCCCTTATCAACTCAGGTAATGGTAAAAAGCTGGAACGCTACGGCGACTACATGGTTATCCGCCCGGAGCCTCAGTGCTGGTGGACGCCTAAATATCCGGCATTGTGGGACAAGGCTGACGCCATTTTCGACCCTACGGACGAGGATGATGACGGTCGCTGGCAATTCAGCCGCAAACCCGCCGATCAATGGGCGCTGGGTTGGAATCAGGTCAAGCTTTATGGCCGCTTCACCTCGTTCCGCCATCTGGCGTTTTTCCCTGAGCAGGCCGCCAACTGGACGTGGCAAACCGAGTGTATTGAACGTCGCGTCGCAGCGGGAAGAACACCGCATATATTGAACCTGTTCGGTTACACCGGCGTCGCCTCGCTGGCCTGTGCTGTGGCGGGTGCTAAAGTCACCCACGTCGATGCGTCAAAAAAATCCGTAGGTTGGGCACGGGAGAACGCGACCCTGTCAGGCATGGAACAGGCCCCCATTCGCTGGATCTGCGAAGACGCCCGCAAATATGTGCAGCGCGAAGTCAAGCGTGGCTCAAAATACGAAGGCATCATTCTCGATCCCCCCAAATACGGCCGCGGCCCGACGGGCGAAGTCTGGCGGTTGTTTGAAGACCTGCCGGAACTGATTGATCTGTGCGCGCAGCTTTTGTCGGATGACGCAGCCTTTCTGCTGCTGAACGCTTATGCTGCACGGGTGTCCGGGCCAGCGTTGGCGCATCTTTTGGCCGAAGCCGTCGGGCCTGATAAGGGGGGACAAATTGACTATGGTGAACTCACTCTGGTTGAGCAGGATAAGACCCCCAAAGGCATGGCCTTAAGCCCTGTGCCTCCACGCGAAATCGGACTTTCCTTCTTTGCGCGTTGGATGAAGGATAAGGTGTAA
- a CDS encoding glycosyltransferase family 2 protein translates to MAALPEAFSARSGPSPVQIFLILLAIISLAWVATHAISGLMAGIYWFFWFSFSTGAGLRFLATLTPKREAVPDTFLEASNENLPRYSVIVALYREAAITSQLVKALSQLNYPRENLEVLYALEADDFETITAFKAQNLPDYMHIVLVPPGTPRTKPRALNYALARAQGDLVVIYDAEDRPAPDQLIEAARTFARAQQTGDMSLVCLQAPLRPLGGDGFIARQFAAEYAVQFDVLLPAFCRLKLPFPLGGTSNHFRTKVLKSIGAWDAYNVTEDADLGLRLAQYGYTSVMLKAPTIETPPSNIYTWIPQRTRWIKGYMQTLIVHSRLTTALRLKVWISMILGVGLSTLAALCYAPFTCFVLSGLMLQALSGQFTPMAYRDAGLLLFGTLSGMLALYQGARRAGVPFGLKDVLSAPAYWSLQSISAAHAIYQLIVKPFHWDKTDHKPAAIS, encoded by the coding sequence ATGGCGGCCCTGCCGGAGGCTTTTTCAGCTCGCAGTGGGCCGTCGCCGGTGCAAATCTTTCTGATACTGCTGGCGATCATCAGCCTCGCATGGGTCGCAACCCATGCCATATCAGGGCTAATGGCCGGGATATACTGGTTTTTCTGGTTTAGCTTTTCAACTGGTGCGGGCTTGCGCTTTCTGGCCACACTGACGCCAAAGCGCGAAGCTGTACCCGATACATTTCTGGAAGCGTCTAACGAAAACCTGCCGCGCTACAGCGTTATCGTGGCGCTCTACCGCGAAGCCGCCATTACATCACAGTTGGTTAAGGCCCTGAGCCAACTGAATTACCCGCGTGAAAATCTTGAAGTTCTTTATGCGCTCGAAGCCGATGATTTTGAGACTATTACGGCCTTCAAAGCGCAGAACTTACCCGATTATATGCATATCGTTCTGGTGCCGCCGGGCACACCCCGCACCAAACCGAGAGCGCTGAATTACGCTTTGGCAAGGGCTCAGGGCGATCTGGTCGTTATATATGATGCCGAAGACCGGCCCGCTCCGGATCAACTGATCGAAGCCGCCCGCACCTTTGCCAGGGCGCAACAGACCGGCGACATGTCGTTGGTTTGCCTTCAGGCCCCCTTGCGTCCCCTTGGCGGCGACGGATTTATTGCGCGGCAGTTCGCCGCCGAATATGCGGTGCAGTTTGATGTCCTGCTACCCGCATTCTGCCGCCTCAAACTGCCATTTCCGTTGGGTGGCACCAGCAATCATTTCCGCACTAAAGTGCTGAAATCGATCGGTGCGTGGGATGCTTATAATGTCACCGAAGATGCCGATCTGGGCTTAAGGCTGGCGCAATATGGCTATACCAGCGTCATGCTTAAGGCACCGACCATCGAGACGCCGCCGTCGAATATCTATACATGGATACCGCAGCGCACCCGCTGGATCAAAGGCTATATGCAAACCCTGATCGTCCATAGCCGCCTGACCACGGCTCTGCGCCTTAAGGTCTGGATCAGCATGATTTTAGGGGTGGGCTTAAGTACACTGGCCGCACTTTGTTATGCGCCGTTTACCTGCTTTGTGCTGTCAGGACTGATGCTGCAAGCCCTTTCGGGTCAATTTACCCCCATGGCCTACAGGGACGCCGGATTACTGCTGTTTGGCACCCTAAGCGGTATGCTGGCGCTATATCAGGGCGCGCGCAGAGCCGGTGTGCCGTTTGGCCTCAAGGATGTGCTCTCGGCCCCCGCCTACTGGAGCCTGCAATCAATCAGCGCCGCCCATGCGATTTATCAGCTTATCGTCAAGCCTTTTCACTGGGACAAAACCGATCATAAACCTGCGGCCATCAGTTAG
- a CDS encoding ABC transporter substrate-binding protein yields MGNLSKVVSRLKGFNLWLLLGPILVFAPLANAGTRQGIVSLDMCADQYALALLPQDEIAGLSLRAQHPDLFYRLRAEAFPRRRASLETVLAQRPRAVIRTWGGDARLLSGLKAHGIEIIQISDPADVPAARAELLRVGALLRQPQQALHEARLMDVAVAAISKQGRGRGVLYYTPSGYTAGPKTWVGELLKTMNYKVQAQQNYYAYLSPEAFLTLTPDVYALGFYEDKYAMRRVAGRHPLVRKKIAGQETIVLPSPAIACNAWYSAQAMQEGMGL; encoded by the coding sequence ATGGGCAACTTATCGAAGGTGGTATCGCGTCTTAAGGGATTCAATTTATGGTTGCTATTGGGGCCGATTCTGGTTTTTGCGCCTTTGGCTAATGCCGGAACGCGTCAGGGTATTGTGTCGCTGGATATGTGTGCTGATCAGTATGCGCTGGCCTTGCTGCCGCAGGATGAGATCGCCGGTTTGTCGTTGCGGGCGCAGCATCCGGACTTGTTTTACCGTCTACGGGCTGAGGCGTTTCCCCGCCGCCGCGCCAGCCTTGAGACTGTGCTGGCACAGCGGCCGCGTGCGGTGATCAGAACCTGGGGCGGCGATGCGCGTTTGCTGTCTGGCCTCAAGGCGCATGGGATTGAGATCATTCAAATCAGCGATCCGGCTGACGTTCCGGCGGCACGCGCAGAGCTTTTGCGTGTGGGGGCTCTGCTGAGGCAGCCTCAGCAAGCTTTGCACGAAGCGCGCCTTATGGATGTTGCTGTGGCGGCGATTTCAAAACAGGGACGAGGACGAGGCGTGCTCTATTACACGCCCTCCGGCTATACGGCGGGGCCGAAAACCTGGGTAGGGGAATTGCTAAAAACTATGAATTATAAGGTGCAGGCGCAGCAGAATTACTATGCCTATCTGTCGCCCGAAGCTTTTCTGACCCTGACGCCGGATGTCTATGCTCTTGGTTTTTATGAGGATAAATACGCCATGCGGCGGGTTGCGGGTCGCCATCCGCTGGTGCGCAAAAAAATAGCCGGACAAGAAACGATCGTACTGCCAAGCCCGGCCATTGCCTGTAATGCGTGGTATAGCGCTCAGGCCATGCAGGAGGGGATGGGGTTATGA
- a CDS encoding iron ABC transporter permease produces MRVKPLSLAAGLLISGLVLMGALLIVGDVSLSGADYIEAIVHPQSLNGEIVWGIRLPRNLCAWGVGAMLGIAGAVMQGLLRNPLAEPGILGVSSGAGLGASVAIVLGVGLVPFAVEASALLVSLMMSAVLMAFVARFPDRQALILLGVGISSLCGALMALVFNLSPSPVTTTEILGWLMGSVENRSWQDAALCVAGLAVAVGLVPRLRAGLRLLTLGEETAQSMGVNIRHVTLIGVITASVLAGLSVAVAGIIGFVGLAAPHFVRALGLRDPYGVIWPSGLAGGVMVLMADGLIRVMPASGDIRLGVLTSLIGAPLFALIAYKSAKSWA; encoded by the coding sequence ATGAGAGTTAAGCCTTTATCCCTTGCGGCGGGGCTTTTGATCAGCGGTCTGGTGTTGATGGGCGCGCTGCTTATCGTTGGGGACGTCTCCTTAAGTGGTGCCGATTACATTGAGGCTATCGTCCATCCTCAGTCCCTAAACGGGGAGATTGTGTGGGGCATCAGGCTGCCGCGCAACTTGTGTGCCTGGGGGGTAGGGGCTATGCTGGGGATAGCTGGCGCCGTCATGCAGGGGCTGCTGCGAAATCCATTGGCTGAGCCCGGTATATTGGGGGTGTCTTCTGGCGCTGGACTGGGGGCATCTGTGGCTATCGTCTTGGGGGTAGGGCTGGTCCCGTTTGCGGTTGAAGCCAGTGCTTTGCTGGTGTCCCTGATGATGTCGGCGGTGTTGATGGCGTTTGTGGCCCGGTTTCCGGATCGGCAGGCGCTTATCTTGTTAGGGGTTGGCATATCAAGCCTGTGTGGGGCCTTGATGGCGCTGGTGTTTAATCTGTCGCCGTCACCGGTGACGACGACTGAAATTCTGGGCTGGCTAATGGGGTCGGTCGAGAACCGTAGCTGGCAGGATGCGGCTTTGTGCGTGGCAGGCTTGGCCGTTGCGGTGGGGCTTGTGCCGCGATTGCGCGCGGGCTTAAGGCTGCTGACATTGGGTGAGGAAACGGCCCAGAGCATGGGAGTGAATATCCGGCATGTCACGCTGATTGGGGTTATCACCGCGTCTGTGCTGGCCGGTCTTTCGGTCGCTGTGGCGGGTATTATCGGGTTTGTCGGACTGGCGGCACCGCATTTCGTGCGGGCACTGGGCTTGCGCGATCCTTATGGTGTGATCTGGCCGTCGGGGCTGGCGGGTGGGGTGATGGTGCTGATGGCGGATGGTCTTATCAGGGTTATGCCCGCCAGCGGCGATATTCGCTTAGGCGTTCTGACATCCCTGATCGGCGCGCCCTTGTTCGCGCTCATAGCGTACAAAAGTGCGAAGTCATGGGCGTAA
- a CDS encoding ABC transporter ATP-binding protein: MIDIHNLDIDIGRARVVSQLTACFETGRLHAIIGPNGAGKTSLLKAVCGLLPSAAGGIRLDGHDLTALSLRERARLMAYLPQERAIAWDLKAIDIVTLGCADLSAEDSLKHAQQQLEVMGLSDKAETSVFSLSGGQRARVLLARLLATDAKIYCLDEPLTALDPAWQRRVLEVLKSRAAQGRTIIVSLHDIGLAAQFADQLWVLDQGRLVAHGEPEAALSDEVLRQVFNITGNFAEGRNLRIDPQALPEHSA; encoded by the coding sequence ATGATCGATATACATAATCTTGACATCGATATAGGTCGCGCACGGGTCGTGAGTCAGTTGACAGCCTGCTTTGAGACCGGCCGATTACATGCGATCATTGGCCCTAATGGTGCAGGTAAAACCAGTCTGCTTAAGGCGGTTTGTGGGCTTTTGCCCAGCGCTGCCGGTGGCATCAGGCTTGATGGGCACGACCTGACTGCGCTTAGTTTGCGCGAGCGGGCGCGGCTTATGGCCTATCTGCCGCAGGAGCGTGCCATTGCCTGGGATCTTAAGGCCATAGATATTGTGACGCTCGGCTGTGCGGACTTGTCGGCAGAAGATAGTCTTAAGCATGCGCAGCAGCAGCTTGAGGTCATGGGGTTGTCGGATAAGGCCGAAACCAGTGTTTTTAGCCTGTCTGGCGGGCAACGTGCGCGAGTGCTTCTGGCGCGGTTATTGGCCACGGACGCAAAAATCTATTGCCTTGATGAGCCACTGACGGCGCTTGATCCGGCTTGGCAACGGCGGGTGCTGGAGGTGTTGAAATCTCGCGCGGCGCAAGGACGCACTATCATTGTGAGTTTGCACGATATCGGATTGGCGGCGCAATTTGCCGATCAGCTATGGGTGCTCGATCAGGGGCGATTAGTGGCGCACGGTGAACCTGAAGCGGCCCTGTCTGATGAGGTGCTGCGGCAGGTTTTTAATATCACCGGCAACTTCGCGGAAGGGCGAAACTTGCGGATTGATCCGCAGGCCCTGCCGGAACACAGCGCCTAA